A window of the Gossypium arboreum isolate Shixiya-1 chromosome 2, ASM2569848v2, whole genome shotgun sequence genome harbors these coding sequences:
- the LOC108467046 gene encoding uncharacterized protein LOC108467046, whose product MIADPKSCDVLLVFVLFAIISSSSALVSTPYPKAISDLKEAVVKGLGFQADDFKISGFDLRDALVGHSVAYEFDIEIDNKVIPFKLLEDVNRWEYVDLPIFRVEEPARPGVENGLVEHKRISDNGLPVLAPFQLAGPMELWIQDAKDMRISLPHDVDAGVLKKVMLADGAVVTVKGARSVSLRHPIDLPLPLNRTHNGFASGLLALAEHLRRASCSQDAPLLSLRIVGPTSLTVPSSSNNKLKLKRLAPGLVELSSMSKTKTMDALSTIELQGEAAKVLTPKHFSTMWPFASINGSNANLIGFERLLSSVLDSKANKKGYFKLLKADVSAQTFVKIGFGIEKKLKEGDGFNLEGFPEWRTKPEIVSMHFEVLAKVDGETVIPERIMQVNPVAVEDAIAPRVLARNMTMSSTPVVYTPSNPFTL is encoded by the exons ATGATCGCCGATCCTAAATCTTGTGACGTTCTGTTGGTTTTCGTTTTATTTGCGATTATATCCTCTTCCAGCGCCTTGGTTTCCACTCCCTATCCTAAGGCCATTTCT GATTTAAAAGAGGCAGTTGTGAAGGGATTGGGATTCCAAGCCGATGATTTTAAGATTTCAGGGTTCGATCTCAGAGATGCCCTTGTGGGCCATTCTGTGGCATATGAATTCGACATTGAAATCGATAACAAAGTGATTCCTTTTAAGCTCTTGGAGGATGTAAATCGTTGGGAATATGTTGATTTGCCTATTTTTAGGGTGGAAGAGCCAGCTAGACCCGGAGTTGAAAATGGGTTGGTGGAGCATAAGAGGATATCGGACAATGGATTACCCGTTTTGGCCCCGTTTCAGCTGGCTGGACCCATGGAACTCTGGATCCAAGATGCCAAAGATATGCGAATCTCCTTGCCC CATGATGTGGATGCTGGTGTCTTGAAAAAGGTAATGTTAGCAGATGGCGCTGTGGTAACTGTCAAGGGTGCAAGATCAGTTAGCCTGCGCCATCCAATTGATCTTCCGTTACCTCTTAACAGAACTCATAATGGATTCGCATCTGGTCTTTTGGCTCTTGCCGAGCATCTTCGTCGTGCTTCTTGCAGCCAAGACGCCCCACTCCTTTCTCTTCGCATTGTTGGCCCAACTTCCCTTACTGTCCCATCTTCTTCAAATAACAAGTTGAAGCTTAAGCGACTTGCACCTGGTCTTGTGGAATTATCTTCAATGTCTAAAACTAAGACCATGGATGCCCTCTCCACTATTGAGTTACAAGGAGAAGCCGCTAAAGTTCTAACCCCAAAGCATTTCTCTACAATGTGGCCTTTTGCGTCCATCAATGGTTCCAATGCTAATTTAATTGGTTTTGAGAGACTGCTATCGTCTGTGCTGGATTCAAAGGCAAACAAGAAGGGATACTTTAAGTTACTGAAGGCTGATGTGTCAGCTCAAACATTTGTGAAGATTGGTTTTGGGATCGAGAAGAAGTTGAAAGAAGGAGATGGGTTTAATTTGGAGGGCTTTCCAGAGTGGAGGACAAAGCCTGAGATAGTGAGTATGCATTTTGAGGTACTGGCTAAGGTTGATGGCGAGACTGTTATACCGGAGAGAATCATGCAGGTTAACCCTGTTGCTGTGGAGGATGCAATTGCACCACGTGTGCTAGCAAGGAACATGACCATGTCTTCCACACCTGTTGTTTACACTCCTTCAAATCCTTTCACCTTGTAA
- the LOC108467047 gene encoding malate dehydrogenase 2, peroxisomal gives MEFSSDANQRIARLAAHLQPQMDESSILRRADCRAKGGSPGFKVAILGAAGGIGQPLAMLMKMNPLVSVLHLYDVVNSPGVTADLSHMDTGAVVRGFLGQPQLESALTGMDLVIIPAGVPRKPGMTRDDLFNINAGIVKTLCEGVAKCCPNAIVNLISNPVNSTVPIAAEVFKKAGTYDPKRLLGVTTLDVVRANTFVAEVLGLDPREVNVPVVGGHSGVTILPLLSQVKPPSSFTPEETEYLTNRIQNGGTEVVEAKAGAGSATLSMAYAAVKFADACLRGLRGDAGVVECAFVASEVTELPFFATKVRLGRTGAEEVYQLGPLNEYERVGLEKAKEELAGSIQKGIAFIKK, from the exons atggagtttagTTCAGACGCTAACCAGCGCATTGCCAGGCTCGCAGCCCATCTCCAACCTCAG ATGGACGAAAGTTCTATTTTGAGGCGAGCTGACTGTAGAGCGAAAGGAGGGTCACCAGGGTTCAAAGTTGCTATCTTAGGAGCAGCTGGAGGCATTGGCCAGCCTCTTGCAATGTTAATGAAGATGAATCCTCTCGTCTCGGTTCTTCATCTTTACGATGTTGTGAACTCTCCTGGTGTCACAGCTGACCTCAGTCACATGGATACTGGTGCTGTG GTACGTGGTTTCCTAGGGCAGCCGCAGCTTGAGAGTGCGTTGACCGGCATGGACCTTGTGATCATACCTGCTGGTGTTCCAAGGAAGCCTGGAATGACGAGGGATGACCTTTTCAACATCAATGCTGGAATTGTCAAGACACTTTGTGAAGGAGTTGCAAAGTGCTGCCCAAATGCAATTGTTAATCTGATCAGCAATCCAGTGAATTCTACAGTTCCAATTGCAGCAGAGGTTTTTAAGAAGGCCGGTACTTACGATCCAAAGCGACTTTTGGGAGTGACAACTCTTGATGTCGTCAGAGCTAACACTTTTGTG GCAGAAGTCCTGGGACTTGATCCTAGAGAAGTTAATGTACCGGTTGTTGGAGGTCATTCAGGAGTAACAATTTTGCCTCTTTTGTCACAG GTCAAACCTCCAAGCAGCTTCACCCCTGAAGAAACGGAATACCTAACAAATCGCATTCAAAACGGTGGAACAGAAGTTGTTGAG GCAAAAGCTGGGGCTGGATCGGCTACCTTGTCAATG GCATATGCAGCTGTCAAGTTTGCAGATGCATGTCTCCGAGGCTTGAGAGGAGATGCCGGAGTCGTGGAATGTGCCTTTGTAGCTTCCGAG GTTACCGAACTTCCTTTCTTTGCAACCAAGGTACGACTTGGTCGTACAGGAGCCGAGGAAGTCTATCAACTAGGGCCTCTAAACGAATATGAGAG GGTTGGTTTGGAGAAAGCAAAGGAAGAGTTAGCTGGAAGCATTCAAAAGGGCATTGCCTTCATCAAGAAATGA